One stretch of Marinitoga litoralis DNA includes these proteins:
- a CDS encoding OsmC family protein: MEIELKNTTGMQFVSKTPSGHEVIIDASPDFGGSNTGPRSLELFLLGIGGCTGMDVVSILTKMKVKFDDLKIKLETERNEEHPRYFKKINVKYIFKGKDLPMDKLERAVKLSQEKYCSASATVKGMAEVTYEIIVEEE; this comes from the coding sequence ATGGAAATAGAATTAAAAAATACTACAGGCATGCAATTTGTTTCTAAAACACCCTCAGGACATGAAGTAATAATTGATGCTTCACCGGATTTTGGAGGGAGTAATACTGGCCCAAGGTCTCTAGAATTATTTTTATTGGGTATTGGTGGATGTACAGGAATGGATGTTGTCTCTATTTTAACAAAGATGAAAGTAAAATTTGATGATTTAAAGATAAAATTAGAAACAGAAAGAAATGAAGAACATCCTAGATATTTTAAAAAAATAAATGTGAAATATATTTTTAAAGGTAAAGATTTACCTATGGATAAATTAGAAAGAGCAGTAAAATTATCTCAAGAAAAATACTGTTCTGCTTCTGCGACTGTAAAAGGAATGGCAGAAGTAACATATGAGATTATAGTTGAGGAGGAATAA
- a CDS encoding Mrp/NBP35 family ATP-binding protein, whose translation MADKKVPFHLPDQPKLDNIKHVIMVMSGKGGVGKSTIAVNLAVALSLEGRKVGLMDIDMHGPNVMRMLGGTEKDHPYQVGEKVLPPEVNGIKVLSVSQFVPEGGKPIVWRGAIKTGTIKQFFNDIEWEDLDYLIIDAPPGTGDEPLTVMQLLNKFDGAIIVTTPSEVSKDDVERAINFFKIMNKKVLGLVENMAYFECPNCHTKHYIFGKDGAKTLAEKYELPILAEIPMSEEIRTNMDSGKPAAYFGKPQHVAPYVQLAKKVIAEVEKDDKE comes from the coding sequence ATGGCTGATAAAAAAGTACCATTTCATTTGCCAGATCAACCAAAATTAGATAACATAAAACATGTTATTATGGTAATGAGTGGTAAAGGTGGAGTTGGAAAATCAACAATTGCTGTGAATTTAGCAGTAGCATTATCTTTAGAAGGTAGAAAAGTTGGATTAATGGATATTGATATGCATGGACCAAACGTTATGAGAATGTTAGGTGGAACAGAAAAAGATCACCCATATCAAGTTGGAGAAAAAGTATTACCACCAGAAGTGAATGGTATAAAAGTATTATCTGTATCACAATTTGTTCCAGAAGGTGGAAAACCTATTGTTTGGAGAGGTGCAATTAAAACTGGAACAATTAAGCAATTCTTTAATGATATTGAATGGGAAGATCTAGATTATTTAATAATTGATGCACCTCCAGGTACAGGAGATGAACCATTAACAGTTATGCAATTATTAAACAAATTTGATGGAGCTATTATTGTAACCACACCTTCAGAAGTTTCAAAAGATGATGTAGAAAGAGCAATTAATTTCTTTAAAATTATGAATAAAAAAGTTTTAGGTTTAGTAGAAAATATGGCATACTTTGAATGTCCAAATTGTCATACAAAACATTATATCTTTGGTAAAGACGGAGCAAAAACATTAGCAGAAAAATACGAATTACCAATTTTAGCAGAAATACCGATGAGTGAAGAAATAAGAACAAATATGGACTCAGGAAAACCAGCTGCATATTTTGGAAAACCACAACACGTAGCACCTTATGTTCAATTAGCTAAAAAAGTAATTGCAGAAGTGGAGAAGGATGATAAAGAATGA
- the mtnA gene encoding S-methyl-5-thioribose-1-phosphate isomerase: protein MSKLKTKTMEWTGDSLVLVDQRYLPLEETYVVCKNYKEVAVAIKDMVVRGAPAIGASAAFGYVLGVKEFEKSDKLEEKMKEVKETLANTRPTAVNLFWALDRMEKRFNEIKDDESLIELIEKEALDIAYEDIESNKAMGRFGGELLNDGDTVLTHCNAGALATVDYGTALGVIRGARELGKNIKVYADETRPYLQGARLTVWELYKDGFDVTLISDNMAGWVMKQGKINAVIVGADRIAANGDVANKIGTYSVAVLAKEHGIPFYVAAPLSTIDLNTPTGNEIPIEERSHNEVRYCHKSKMVPEEIKVYNPAFDVTPNELVTAIITEKGVVRPPYLENLKKLFEK from the coding sequence ATGAGCAAATTGAAGACTAAGACAATGGAATGGACAGGCGATTCTTTAGTTTTAGTTGATCAAAGGTATTTACCTTTAGAAGAAACATATGTTGTATGTAAAAATTATAAAGAAGTTGCAGTAGCAATTAAAGATATGGTTGTTAGAGGCGCTCCTGCTATAGGAGCATCTGCAGCTTTTGGATATGTGTTAGGTGTAAAAGAATTTGAAAAATCTGACAAATTAGAAGAAAAGATGAAAGAAGTTAAAGAAACATTAGCTAATACAAGACCTACGGCTGTGAATTTGTTTTGGGCTTTAGATAGAATGGAAAAAAGATTTAATGAAATAAAAGATGATGAAAGTTTAATTGAATTAATAGAAAAAGAAGCTTTAGATATAGCATATGAAGATATAGAGTCTAATAAAGCTATGGGAAGATTTGGTGGAGAATTACTAAATGATGGAGATACTGTTCTTACACATTGTAATGCAGGTGCTTTAGCAACAGTAGATTATGGAACAGCATTAGGGGTTATAAGAGGAGCAAGAGAATTAGGTAAAAATATAAAAGTATACGCAGATGAAACAAGACCATATTTACAAGGTGCAAGACTTACAGTATGGGAGTTATATAAAGATGGTTTTGACGTTACATTGATTTCAGATAATATGGCTGGATGGGTAATGAAACAAGGAAAAATAAATGCTGTTATTGTAGGTGCAGATAGGATTGCAGCAAATGGCGATGTAGCAAATAAAATAGGGACATATTCTGTAGCTGTTTTAGCAAAAGAACATGGAATTCCATTTTATGTTGCAGCACCATTATCAACTATCGATTTAAATACACCAACTGGAAACGAAATTCCTATTGAAGAAAGATCTCATAATGAAGTAAGATATTGTCATAAATCAAAGATGGTTCCAGAAGAAATTAAGGTTTACAATCCAGCATTTGATGTGACACCAAATGAATTAGTAACAGCAATAATAACAGAAAAAGGTGTAGTTAGACCACCATATTTAGAGAATTTAAAAAAGTTATTTGAAAAGTAA
- a CDS encoding aldehyde ferredoxin oxidoreductase C-terminal domain-containing protein produces MSFNGKVLRVNLTEKSVKVEELPKDAELYLGGRGLATKMFYDEVDPNVAPLLPDNKLFMATGPLTGTAAPTGGRYMVVTKGPLTGTIASSNSGGYFGAELKFAGYDIVVFEGKSDKPVYLSIKDDHVELKDASHLCGKDVFETTDMLLEEFGDPKARVACIGPAGEKLVKFAAVMNDKHRAAGRTGVGAVMGSKNLKAVVVRGTKRPDVKDPAKFMETVKEKIKMLKENGVTGEGLPKLGTKVLDNIINQNGLYPTRNFQDSVFELTDEVSGEALVEKGYLVKNMPCYGCPIACGRRVTLPNGIETEGPEYETGWAFGADCGVSDLVAIVEANHLCNKYGLDTISAGATLAAAMEMYEKGIIKKEELNNGPELKFGSSEAIVYYTKQMGLREGFGDKLAEGSYRLAEKYGHVELSMTVKKQELPAYDPRGAQGHGLEYATSNRGGCHVRGYMISPEILGAPEKLDPLALEGKAEWVKIFQDLTAVIDSAGLCLFTSFALGLEDYKDLINAALGWDLSAEETLKIGERIWNLERKFNLEAGIDPSQDTLPKRLLNDPVKEGPNKGHVVRLDVLLPKYYEVRGWSKEGIPTEEKLKELGIL; encoded by the coding sequence GTGTCATTTAATGGAAAGGTATTAAGAGTAAATCTCACAGAGAAAAGTGTTAAAGTGGAAGAGTTACCAAAGGATGCAGAGCTTTATTTGGGTGGTAGAGGTCTTGCTACCAAGATGTTCTATGACGAAGTAGATCCTAATGTAGCCCCATTGTTACCAGACAATAAGCTATTTATGGCTACAGGGCCATTAACAGGTACTGCTGCACCTACTGGTGGAAGGTATATGGTTGTAACAAAAGGTCCATTAACAGGGACAATAGCTTCGAGTAATTCTGGTGGTTACTTTGGAGCAGAATTGAAGTTTGCAGGTTATGATATTGTAGTTTTTGAAGGTAAGTCTGATAAACCAGTATATTTATCAATAAAAGATGATCATGTTGAATTAAAAGATGCTTCTCATTTGTGTGGAAAAGATGTATTTGAAACAACAGATATGTTATTAGAGGAATTTGGTGATCCAAAAGCAAGAGTTGCTTGTATAGGTCCAGCAGGTGAAAAATTAGTTAAATTTGCAGCTGTTATGAATGATAAGCACAGAGCTGCTGGAAGAACAGGTGTTGGTGCAGTAATGGGTAGTAAAAATCTCAAAGCAGTAGTTGTGAGAGGTACTAAAAGACCTGATGTAAAAGATCCTGCTAAATTTATGGAAACGGTTAAAGAGAAAATAAAAATGTTAAAAGAAAATGGAGTTACAGGTGAAGGATTACCTAAACTTGGAACTAAAGTTTTAGATAATATTATTAATCAAAATGGATTATATCCTACAAGAAATTTCCAAGACTCTGTCTTTGAATTAACTGATGAAGTTTCTGGAGAAGCTTTAGTTGAAAAGGGATATTTGGTAAAGAATATGCCATGTTATGGATGTCCTATAGCATGTGGAAGAAGAGTAACATTACCAAATGGAATAGAAACAGAAGGTCCAGAATATGAAACAGGTTGGGCATTTGGAGCTGATTGTGGTGTGTCTGATTTAGTAGCTATAGTAGAAGCAAACCACCTATGTAATAAATATGGTCTTGATACTATTTCTGCAGGAGCTACATTAGCAGCTGCAATGGAAATGTATGAAAAAGGTATTATTAAAAAAGAAGAATTAAATAATGGTCCTGAATTAAAATTTGGAAGTTCAGAAGCAATAGTATACTATACTAAACAAATGGGTTTAAGGGAAGGATTTGGGGATAAATTAGCAGAAGGTTCATATAGATTAGCTGAAAAATATGGTCATGTAGAATTATCTATGACAGTTAAGAAACAAGAATTACCAGCATATGATCCACGTGGAGCACAAGGACATGGACTTGAATATGCAACAAGTAATAGAGGCGGATGTCATGTTAGAGGATATATGATTTCTCCGGAAATATTGGGAGCTCCAGAAAAATTAGATCCTCTAGCTTTAGAAGGTAAAGCAGAATGGGTAAAAATATTCCAAGATTTAACAGCTGTTATTGATTCTGCAGGTTTATGTTTATTTACATCTTTTGCATTAGGTTTAGAAGATTATAAAGATCTTATAAATGCAGCATTGGGTTGGGATTTAAGTGCAGAAGAAACATTAAAAATAGGAGAAAGAATTTGGAATTTGGAAAGAAAATTCAATTTAGAAGCTGGAATAGATCCATCACAAGATACATTACCTAAGAGATTATTAAATGATCCAGTTAAAGAAGGTCCAAATAAAGGGCATGTTGTTCGCTTAGATGTATTATTACCAAAATATTATGAAGTAAGAGGATGGAGTAAAGAAGGTATTCCTACTGAAGAAAAATTAAAGGAGTTAGGAATTCTATGA
- a CDS encoding MoaD family protein, translating into MKVEIKFFATLRLYLKVASINLEFEEPITVDELIDILVDKFNDKKIREYLVDGKKIKVGTIILINGKNIIHLNGLDTKIEEGVISIFPPAGGG; encoded by the coding sequence ATGAAAGTTGAAATAAAATTCTTTGCAACCTTGAGATTGTATCTCAAGGTTGCTTCTATAAATTTGGAGTTTGAAGAGCCAATAACAGTTGATGAATTAATAGATATATTAGTTGATAAATTTAATGATAAAAAGATTAGAGAGTATTTAGTTGATGGCAAAAAAATTAAAGTCGGAACAATAATATTAATAAATGGGAAAAACATTATACATTTAAATGGTTTGGATACAAAGATTGAAGAAGGAGTTATTTCAATTTTTCCTCCAGCAGGAGGTGGATGA
- a CDS encoding ThiF family adenylyltransferase, with protein MDRYSRHISLYKDFEKLQKSKVLVVGAGGLGSNVLQHLVRLGIGEIYIYDDGVLDMPDLNRQILYTPEDIGKEKVFVAKEKLLEINPDVEIHIHNERVLEKTDLPDVDIVIDCFDNFESRKIIDKKIHEKNIPLIHGGVERFYGQVTDIIPGKTKKLIDILGNIEDSDEVKLVTPYSVSIIASLQVSEAVKILLEDYENALINKILIMDLIYNTFDIIELKGNM; from the coding sequence GTGGACAGGTATTCAAGACATATTTCATTATATAAAGATTTTGAAAAATTACAAAAATCAAAAGTATTAGTTGTAGGTGCTGGAGGTCTTGGGAGTAATGTTTTACAACATCTTGTAAGATTAGGTATTGGTGAAATTTATATATATGATGATGGTGTATTAGATATGCCTGATTTAAATAGACAAATATTATATACTCCAGAAGATATAGGAAAAGAGAAAGTATTTGTTGCTAAAGAGAAGTTGCTTGAAATTAATCCAGATGTTGAAATACATATACATAATGAAAGAGTATTAGAGAAAACGGATTTACCAGATGTGGATATAGTAATTGATTGTTTTGATAATTTTGAAAGTAGAAAAATTATTGATAAAAAGATACATGAAAAAAATATTCCTCTAATACATGGTGGAGTAGAGAGATTCTATGGACAAGTTACTGATATTATTCCAGGAAAAACAAAAAAATTAATAGATATTTTAGGGAATATAGAAGATAGTGATGAAGTAAAATTAGTAACACCATATTCTGTTTCAATTATAGCGTCTTTACAAGTAAGTGAAGCTGTTAAAATATTATTAGAGGATTATGAAAATGCATTGATAAATAAAATATTGATAATGGATCTTATATATAATACTTTTGATATTATAGAATTAAAAGGCAACATGTAA
- a CDS encoding integrase core domain-containing protein, translating to MESIHSSVQREFVESINYIDDVYNYYISYIYFYNNLRPHGSLNYFTPDFVFNLFSNQDVDSNEIKSIKFNDFIVCKCFPYFFSNIMGSSRLLSSFFFLFAI from the coding sequence ATTGAATCTATTCATTCTAGTGTTCAACGTGAATTTGTTGAATCTATTAATTATATTGATGATGTTTATAATTATTATATTTCATACATTTATTTTTATAATAATTTAAGACCTCACGGTTCTTTAAATTATTTTACTCCAGATTTTGTGTTTAATCTTTTTTCTAATCAAGATGTTGATTCTAATGAAATTAAATCTATTAAATTTAATGATTTTATTGTTTGTAAATGTTTTCCTTATTTCTTCTCCAATATTATGGGGTCAAGCCGGTTACTTTCTTCTTTTTTCTTTCTCTTTGCCATTTAA
- a CDS encoding methyl-accepting chemotaxis protein — MRSIKSQIVLILIITSLIPLITITINNFYSSYTKELNNIEEYLILSTKKRAETINEYFKPIINLVKILSKNSNIKGVFENTNNERTSILNEFENIINTYNDFEWIYIGLKDKTTLIKPDDDLEGYDPTSRPWYIEAITNPNEVIISNPYPDIKTGDVLLTLSKALKNKNGELVGVIAIDLNIKELVSKFFEDQTYDEEVPYIINNSGITLIHEDSEKWGLDVSSQEFFTKAISDSGILKYTYNNIEKLAFYYKIPELGWTVYDEIPEYVIKNSVWRETYIYLITFVIITILVFIIGLVYSKKSIINPIRLISSEMEKVGKGELNVRVEVNSKNELGELANIINKTIESLALLVNKVKESSETLIKTSSEVSEAIEKNAALNNNIYSEIEDINAKIQDASSSLEETTAGVEEIAAAAQSVSKSTQEVMERTTETSELAKQGTKNVEEVKNKINTVNETAKENAKTVKSLANETANIQEIVDTINSITEQTNLLALNAAIEAARAGEAGKGFAVVADEIRKLAEESKKATEEIAVILGKIQENAKQVDKETENVVNSITETNRMIIEIAEQFESITEKIEQISMMIDNTAASAEEQTASTEEIAAAVDTANKSVLSVSEDVSHFKNEIAEQNKDFVKLEKAAKELSELSNELNELIKQFNI, encoded by the coding sequence ATGAGAAGCATTAAAAGTCAAATTGTTTTAATTTTAATAATAACTTCTTTAATACCTTTAATTACAATAACTATTAATAATTTTTATAGTTCATATACTAAAGAATTAAATAATATAGAAGAGTATTTAATTTTATCGACAAAAAAAAGGGCGGAAACTATAAATGAATATTTCAAACCTATAATTAATTTAGTAAAAATATTGTCCAAAAATTCAAATATAAAAGGTGTGTTTGAAAATACAAATAATGAAAGGACTTCTATTTTAAATGAATTTGAGAATATTATTAATACATATAATGACTTTGAATGGATATATATAGGGTTGAAAGATAAAACAACTTTAATTAAACCCGATGATGATTTAGAAGGATATGATCCAACATCTAGACCTTGGTATATTGAGGCTATTACTAATCCTAATGAGGTTATTATTTCTAACCCTTACCCAGATATAAAAACTGGGGATGTGCTATTAACATTATCAAAGGCGCTAAAAAATAAAAATGGGGAATTAGTTGGAGTTATTGCCATAGATCTTAATATTAAAGAACTGGTTTCAAAGTTTTTTGAAGATCAGACCTATGATGAAGAAGTTCCATATATAATAAATAATAGTGGAATTACTTTAATTCACGAGGATTCTGAAAAATGGGGATTAGATGTAAGTTCTCAAGAATTTTTTACAAAAGCAATTTCTGATTCAGGTATATTAAAATATACATATAATAATATAGAAAAATTAGCCTTTTATTACAAGATTCCAGAATTAGGTTGGACTGTTTATGATGAAATTCCTGAATATGTTATAAAAAATTCTGTTTGGAGAGAAACTTATATATATTTAATCACATTTGTTATAATAACAATATTAGTGTTTATTATCGGATTAGTTTATTCTAAAAAATCTATAATAAATCCAATTAGACTAATTTCTTCAGAAATGGAAAAAGTGGGAAAAGGAGAATTGAATGTAAGAGTAGAAGTAAATTCAAAGAATGAATTAGGAGAATTGGCAAATATAATTAATAAAACAATAGAATCACTAGCATTATTAGTTAATAAAGTAAAAGAATCTTCAGAAACATTAATAAAAACATCCTCTGAAGTATCAGAAGCTATAGAAAAAAATGCAGCATTAAACAATAATATATATAGTGAAATAGAAGATATAAATGCAAAAATACAAGATGCATCATCATCATTAGAAGAAACTACAGCTGGAGTAGAAGAAATAGCAGCAGCAGCTCAAAGTGTCTCAAAATCAACACAAGAAGTAATGGAAAGAACAACAGAAACATCTGAATTAGCAAAACAAGGAACAAAAAATGTAGAAGAAGTGAAAAATAAAATAAATACTGTTAATGAAACAGCAAAAGAAAATGCAAAAACAGTAAAATCATTAGCGAATGAGACTGCAAATATCCAAGAAATAGTAGATACAATAAACTCAATAACTGAACAAACAAACTTATTAGCATTAAATGCTGCAATAGAGGCAGCAAGAGCAGGAGAAGCTGGAAAAGGTTTTGCGGTTGTAGCTGATGAAATAAGAAAATTAGCAGAAGAAAGTAAAAAAGCTACAGAAGAAATAGCGGTAATATTAGGGAAAATACAAGAAAATGCTAAACAAGTAGATAAAGAAACAGAAAATGTAGTAAATAGCATAACAGAAACAAACAGAATGATAATTGAAATAGCAGAACAATTTGAAAGCATAACAGAAAAGATAGAACAAATATCAATGATGATAGATAACACAGCAGCTTCTGCAGAAGAACAAACAGCATCAACAGAAGAAATAGCAGCAGCAGTTGATACTGCAAATAAATCAGTATTAAGTGTATCAGAAGATGTGTCACACTTTAAAAATGAAATAGCAGAACAAAATAAAGATTTTGTTAAATTAGAAAAAGCAGCAAAAGAATTATCTGAGTTAAGTAATGAATTAAATGAATTAATTAAGCAATTTAATATATAG
- a CDS encoding class II aldolase/adducin family protein, with protein MKGEIIKAIDYLEKKGLIKGTWGNLSIRINDKVYITPSGVPYDVLKEDDISVLDLESQKHLSGLKPSSEKSLHLEIYKNFPEINAVVHTHSLYASIFSALRKTVPCYIEDQAQIIGGEIPVAEYKLPGTLDLAIEAVKKFKLGVYGILLANHGIVSIGRNLKEALIAAEIIEKSANIAYHVELMGGGHPLSEDDIKWMRNLYIASYSKNI; from the coding sequence TTGAAAGGCGAAATAATTAAAGCTATAGATTATTTAGAAAAAAAAGGTTTAATAAAAGGAACATGGGGAAATTTAAGTATAAGAATTAATGATAAGGTATATATCACACCTTCTGGAGTACCGTATGATGTTTTAAAAGAAGACGATATTTCTGTTTTAGATTTAGAATCTCAAAAACATCTTTCTGGTTTAAAACCATCATCTGAAAAATCTTTACATTTAGAAATATATAAAAATTTCCCTGAAATTAATGCTGTAGTACACACACACAGTTTATATGCTTCTATTTTTTCAGCATTAAGAAAAACTGTTCCTTGTTATATAGAAGATCAAGCACAAATTATAGGAGGAGAAATTCCTGTAGCTGAATATAAACTCCCTGGCACTTTAGATTTAGCAATAGAAGCAGTTAAAAAGTTTAAATTAGGAGTTTATGGAATTTTATTAGCTAATCATGGAATAGTTTCTATAGGAAGAAATTTAAAAGAAGCACTAATAGCTGCAGAAATAATAGAAAAAAGCGCTAATATTGCATACCATGTAGAATTAATGGGCGGTGGTCATCCTTTATCAGAAGACGACATTAAATGGATGAGAAATTTATACATTGCTTCATATAGTAAAAATATTTAA
- a CDS encoding pyridoxal phosphate-dependent aminotransferase — protein sequence MNLSERALNMQASPIRKLIPYAEQAKKAGKKVLHLNIGQPDLETPKAFFDYIEKNKPEVVAYTHSAGLIELREAFSAYYNKNNIPFTSEDIIVTNGGSEAIIFALAAIADPGDEVIVIEPFYANYKGFSEMINVKLVPVRALPETGYAVPPTEEFEKVVTNKTKGIIFSNPSNPTGAVYSEEELKRIVDFAKKHDLFIISDEVYREFTFDGTKHISTMAFGEYDRTIVVDSVSKRYSACGARIGVFATKNKDLYNQVMKMAQSRLCPPAIAQIGTIGLLEMDDSYIEEVYKEYDKRRLSVYEELSKIEGAVFEKPKGAFYVSVKLPVDDSEEFVKWVLTDFSIDNTTVMVAPLSGFYATEGAGKQEIRIAYVLESDKLKFATHILAEAVKAYNDR from the coding sequence ATGAATTTATCAGAAAGAGCTTTAAATATGCAAGCATCACCTATAAGAAAATTAATTCCTTATGCCGAACAAGCAAAAAAAGCGGGAAAAAAGGTTTTACATTTAAACATTGGACAACCTGACTTAGAAACACCTAAAGCATTTTTTGATTATATTGAAAAAAATAAACCAGAAGTAGTTGCATATACTCATTCTGCAGGATTAATTGAATTAAGAGAAGCATTTTCTGCATATTATAATAAAAATAATATTCCATTTACTTCCGAAGATATAATTGTTACTAACGGTGGTAGTGAAGCAATTATTTTTGCTTTAGCAGCTATTGCTGATCCAGGTGATGAAGTTATTGTTATTGAACCATTTTATGCAAATTATAAAGGTTTTTCTGAAATGATTAATGTAAAATTAGTTCCTGTTAGAGCATTACCAGAAACAGGATATGCTGTACCTCCTACTGAAGAATTTGAAAAAGTAGTTACTAATAAAACAAAAGGTATAATTTTTTCCAATCCTTCAAATCCAACAGGTGCTGTTTATTCAGAAGAAGAATTAAAAAGAATTGTTGATTTTGCTAAAAAACATGATTTGTTTATTATTTCTGACGAGGTGTATAGAGAATTTACATTTGATGGTACAAAACATATTTCTACAATGGCTTTTGGTGAATATGATAGAACAATTGTTGTAGATAGTGTTTCAAAAAGATATAGTGCATGTGGGGCTAGAATAGGTGTTTTTGCAACAAAAAATAAAGATTTATATAATCAAGTAATGAAAATGGCTCAATCAAGATTATGTCCTCCTGCCATAGCTCAAATTGGTACAATTGGATTATTAGAAATGGACGACTCTTATATTGAAGAAGTATATAAAGAATATGACAAAAGAAGATTATCTGTATATGAAGAATTATCAAAAATAGAAGGTGCTGTTTTCGAAAAGCCTAAAGGAGCCTTTTATGTTTCAGTTAAATTACCAGTTGATGATAGTGAAGAATTTGTAAAATGGGTTCTTACAGATTTCAGCATTGACAACACAACTGTTATGGTTGCACCATTATCAGGATTCTACGCTACAGAAGGCGCAGGAAAACAAGAAATTAGAATTGCATATGTGTTAGAAAGCGATAAGCTCAAATTTGCTACACATATATTAGCAGAAGCTGTAAAAGCTTATAATGATAGGTAG
- a CDS encoding ribonuclease HII has translation MDLEYMGKYGKIIGVDEAGRGPLAGPVVVGAVLLEDNKQLDILNKISNDSKKMSERDREESFKIITENFKYSIKIATPEEIDLYNIFSATTLGIERALDDFDLKDKYIIIDGKNFKLNISNYECIVKGDSKSKVIGAASILAKVYRDSLMVELGEKYSEYNFQKHKGYPTKEHIEKIKKYGIKDFYRITFNPIKSMILNNEIKFNRNEFNVMRLMRIGL, from the coding sequence ATGGACTTAGAATATATGGGGAAATATGGTAAAATAATAGGTGTAGATGAAGCTGGTAGAGGGCCTTTGGCAGGACCAGTTGTTGTTGGTGCTGTATTATTAGAAGACAATAAACAATTAGATATTTTAAATAAAATATCCAATGATTCCAAAAAAATGAGTGAGAGGGATAGAGAAGAATCTTTTAAAATTATTACAGAAAATTTCAAGTATTCAATAAAAATTGCAACTCCAGAAGAAATTGACTTATACAATATTTTTTCTGCAACAACGCTGGGGATTGAAAGAGCATTAGATGATTTTGATTTAAAAGATAAATATATAATTATAGACGGAAAAAATTTTAAATTAAACATAAGTAATTATGAGTGTATAGTTAAAGGTGATTCGAAATCAAAAGTTATTGGTGCAGCATCTATATTAGCTAAGGTATATAGAGATAGTTTAATGGTAGAACTTGGTGAAAAATATTCTGAATATAATTTTCAAAAACATAAGGGTTATCCAACAAAAGAACATATTGAGAAAATAAAAAAATATGGAATTAAGGATTTTTATAGAATAACGTTTAATCCAATTAAATCAATGATATTGAATAATGAAATTAAATTTAATAGAAATGAATTTAATGTCATGCGTCTAATGCGAATAGGATTATAG
- a CDS encoding MazG family protein: protein MKELENFKKLLDIMETLRSENGCPWDRKQTHESLKPYAIEEAYELVHAIDSNDKDYLIEELGDVLLQVIFHSQIAKENNEFSINDVLERLNDKLIRRHPHVFENEGEYSYEQWEKLKAKEKGNKEFSKIGNYNPGMPPLMNLRRLIENSLAVNYDPYEDINIIDLLIDDLNKLKNNNDEKYNIEFLTHLIYYYVKNNMNIDSLMSKAAKKYLEKYIGEDKK, encoded by the coding sequence ATGAAAGAATTGGAAAATTTTAAGAAATTATTAGATATTATGGAGACATTAAGATCAGAAAATGGTTGTCCTTGGGATAGAAAACAAACTCATGAATCATTAAAGCCATATGCTATAGAAGAAGCTTATGAATTGGTACATGCTATTGATAGTAATGACAAAGATTACTTGATAGAAGAATTAGGAGATGTGTTATTACAGGTTATATTCCATTCTCAAATCGCAAAGGAAAACAATGAGTTTTCAATTAATGATGTGTTAGAAAGATTAAATGATAAACTAATCCGTAGGCACCCACATGTATTTGAAAATGAAGGAGAATATTCATATGAGCAATGGGAAAAATTAAAAGCAAAAGAAAAGGGAAATAAAGAGTTCTCAAAAATCGGAAATTATAATCCAGGTATGCCACCTTTAATGAATTTAAGACGTTTAATAGAAAATTCATTAGCTGTGAATTATGATCCTTATGAAGATATTAATATAATAGATTTGCTTATAGACGATTTGAATAAGTTAAAAAATAATAATGATGAAAAATATAATATTGAATTTTTAACGCATTTGATATATTATTATGTTAAAAATAATATGAATATAGATTCATTAATGTCAAAAGCAGCCAAAAAATATTTAGAAAAATACATAGGGGAGGATAAAAAATGA